Proteins encoded together in one Chaetodon auriga isolate fChaAug3 chromosome 20, fChaAug3.hap1, whole genome shotgun sequence window:
- the LOC143339197 gene encoding neurexophilin-1-like — MEMFARQCFVWILLKGTFCLLVLGQHHGNFSKRASPDNRDPDPPSQKSRASQTGGLIQNTKLPISSFIPLSKEGLLEVLGGKRNPHSYSSPSLKTKLGPAMKVHEASKFSSTFSWGDFYSNIKTVKLNLLIMGKIVDHGNGSLGVYFRHNSTGVGNVSVSLVPPKKEVEFDLERQSVVTPKDSKTFNCRVDYEKTERNKKVMLCNYDPSKTCAQEQTQSHVTWMCSKPFQVICIYVSFYSTDYRLVQKVCPDYSYQNPGAYLPTG; from the exons ATGGAGATGTTTGCCAGGCAGTGCTTTGTTTGGATACTTCTGAAAGGAACCTTTTGTTTG TTGGTTCTTGGGCAACATCATGGCAACTTCAGCAAGAGAGCATCACCTGACAACAGAGACCCAGACCCTCCCTCACAGAAAAGCCGGGCATCCCAAACTGGGGGTTTGATTCAGAATACCAAGCTACCCATCAGTTCTTTCATTCCTCTCTCAAAGGAGGGACTTCTGGAAGTACTTGGAGGGAAAAGAAATCCCCACTCATACTCCAGCCCGTCCTTAAAGACAAAGCTCGGTCCCGCCATGAAAGTTCATGAAGCCTCTAAATTCTCCAGTACGTTCAGTTGGGGGGACTTTTACTCAAACATCAAAACTGTCAAGCTGAATCTGCTGATCATGGGGAAGATCGTGGACCACGGGAACGGCTCTCTCGGGGTCTACTTCCGCCACAACTCCACAGGTGTGGGCAACGTCTCTGTCAGTCTAGTCCCACCAAAGAAAGAGGTGGAGTTTGATCTTGAGCGGCAAAGTGTGGTCACCCCCAAAGACTCGAAGACATTCAACTGCAGGGTGGACTACGAGAAGACCGAACGCAACAAGAAGGTGATGCTGTGCAACTATGACCCGTCCAAGACGTGCGCTCAGGAGCAGACCCAGAGCCACGTCACCTGGATGTGCTCCAAACCTTTCCAGGTCATCTGCATCTACGTGTCTTTCTACAGCACAGACTACAGACTGGTTCAGAAAGTCTGTCCAGACTACAGCTACCAGAATCCAGGAGCCTACCTGCCCACAGGTTGA
- the LOC143339020 gene encoding alpha-tectorin-like: MDPSQVLLYKASLQPLQFHAEERHKTHIRTAGFDFGRWRMAGQTMLAVLLLVMISTVTSQTASATVTTEGIPQWTPQETPQGTPQGTPPEDSGTVTSEGIPQTTPSEDSSTVTPQVTSQVTSQVAPQGTPQVTSPVTSQGTPHVTPQVTSPGIFEHFYPVAGFTTIPALDGSSPQILLQRPFVYFGKSYYQIYVNHNGHMTFNSPWSSYYPQRFPMYGYRDVIAPFWTDFDNRINGLVYYNQYTSGNVLQRATQDINEYFPLLNFNASWVLVATWYKMAYWPMTGTETTVQAVLISGGQYSFVLMNYGIIAQSYHNVQAGYDTINSVHHFTIPGSFSNNATGSNSSFLVSSNVNVPGRWAFRLDNGSRSCNFNGVPLLLGDSFWSDSTCAQKCTCTSYGLQCNIQPCSFSQICMPSDFQFSCQTVQRRSCTISGDPHYYTFDGRLFHFQGTCTYVLSEQCGQELPYYRVEGKNEHRGSTHVAWTRLVKVYVYNETIELVKGHPGEAKVNGSFAATPLFLNNGAIQVYQSGFSVVVSTDFGLEVSYDTNHYVRISVPYTYYNATCGLCGTFNNHPEDDFRTRQGEIVSSDVDFANSWQASGDDEPGCEAQCEGLGCAACTDDQTALYSNAVHCGILQNSSGPFAACHEQLPPQTFVESCVYDLCVGGGYQPILCQALNAYASQCQQKGIQLPSWRKQGFCEIPCPPNSHFESQGTGCPATCVNPNSPHNCPLPPQESCICNSGYILSAGVCVPHADCGCSFEGRYYRSGQTVILDEDCGRQCSCSYGSMSCQSHDCGPLESCSVVEGERGCRPKSYATCWTRGPGSYYTFDGVAYQYPGACRLTLAKVMGLSDHPHFVVTAEKVPRGQQGFARLLKFEAEGTQISIEMTGSSKVQVDGQMIRLPFTSASNHIQIYHSSIHSIILRTSFGVTVQTVWPHFVRVTAPGIYNGSLGGLCGNYNGHAHDDFRTPNGLLVNSSQVFGDSWRDGSLAAQCVESVNDNSTHYNSSEYCGILSSPHGPFTQCWATLDPWLQMDACVQIISASKNPASALCEVLRDYALMCQQKGVALEHWRNATDCEQNCPLNSHYELCGTTCPSACPSLSFPFSCDTTCQEGCQCDDGLILNGNQCVPPTSCGCYHQGRYRQGGEQFWDGEDCQSSCTCDGTAGAVYCIPNSCGPQESCRVVEGEYGCHPNPHGTCSASGDPHYLTFDGKAYDFQGTCRYVLATLCNTTDELHYFTVEAKNEPWNGLPVSITTEVFVNVWGYEVRMSKESSGTVEVNGITKNVPVLLNGGRVSIYTTGSRTFVSADFGLSVTYDGWSTVSISVPSNYSGQTCGLCGNFNGNPNDEFITPFGMMVTAPHEFGTAWKVPGNYTCSDGCGSSCPQCTNDLPARAQCEVIQAADGPLSFCHEEVDPTPYFNDCVFDVCVSGNDGQDLLCRDIQAYVSACQSANVQIYPWRQNTTCKLDCPANSHYELCGTDCGHTCASSIDATCEQVCAEGCFCDEGFARSGASCIPVESCGCLYDGSYYNAGESFWTEGCSQRCECHAPNDLRCSAAPCSPAQVCAIRNGQLGCFDAMSTCTVWGDPHYITLDGAVAHFQGTCSYIITESVNHRTNETHFQVTATNNHRGNNRVSFVSAVDIYLSNQPESANIRIGPNRRVTVNANEVSLPTTVGTLAQVVRQGSYIVVNTIDLIVQFDGRSTLLVRVGQNRDSRVTGMCGNFNSDPADDKVLPNGTLAQNDNDFGHSWKAPTSQPGCGSTDEKSGDGLSNCPFKEEYSELCSVIANTSGPFSACHLYSDPEPFFSSCVYDLCLYTQANGILCSAVSAYEETCSVQGLNIPEWRPALRCAESDPCEQLNCTEYEWCGEKDGVYGCFCDEHHHRPNNESYDSSITCVSSSGIMSLSRCQLFEAGFHSSSLHLQEDSCQGTLQDGRLVFQFDNDDHLCGTVLRSNGTHFIYENTIQGDVDPHNGLISRQKNLHLRFSCVYPLDQALSMAVGINPVESIVRKKLPSGQGLYHMRMIPYQDAGFRFPLTSDSNIEMEVDQRFYVEVRTEGVDERQISTVLDSCWATPVNVADYPVRWDLITAQCPNPSDNTVDLVQNGISTVARFSFRMFTFTNFSSVYIHCRVHLCLLSNNNCSAHCYPGHFRRFKRDISYHATADISVGPLVLRQDNTGTMMKMRNASGQLTVSLVIMLVSLLTAKTLT; encoded by the exons ATGGATCCGAGCCAGGTTTTACTGTATAAAGCCTCGCTGCAGCCCCTGCAGTTTCACGCGGAGGAGAGACACAAGACGCACATAAGAACAG CAGGGTTTGATTTTGGACGTTGGAGGATGGCAGGTCAAACCATGTTGGCTGTGCTCCTTTTGGTGATGATAA gTACGGTGACTTCTCAGACGGCTTCAG cCACGGTGACCACTGAGGGGATTCCTCAGTGGACTCCTCAGGAGACTCCTCAGGGGACTCCTCAGGGGACTCCTCCAGAGGATTCAG gCACGGTGACCTCTGAGGGGATTCCTCAGACGACTCCTTCAGAGGATTCAA gCACAGTGACTCCTCAGGTGACTTCTCAGGTGACTTCTCAGGTGGCTCCTCAGGGGACACCTCAGGTGACTTCTCCGGTGACTTCCCAGGGGACTCCTCATGTGACTCCTCAGGTGACTTCTCCAGGGATTTTCG AGCACTTCTACCCAGTTGCTGGGTTCACGACCATTCCAGCACTTGATGGAAGTTCCCCTCAAATTCTCCTGCAACgtccttttgtttactttggaAAGTCCTATTATCAGATTTAC GTGAACCACAATGGACACATGACCTTTAACAGCCCGTGGAGTAGTTACTACCCCCAAAGGTTTCCAATGTATGGATACAGAGATGTCATTGCTCCATTCTGGACAGATTTTGATAACAGAATAAACGGTCTGGTCTACTACAACCAATACACCAGTGGCAATGTTCTGCAACGGGCTACACAAGACATCAATGAGTACTTCCCATTGCTGAACTTCAATGCCTCCTGGGTCCTTGTTGCAACATGGTATAAAATGGCCTACTGGCCAATGACTGGAACA gAAACTACAGTCCAAGCTGTCTTGATCTCTGGTGGCCAGTATTCTTTTGTGCTGATGAACTATGGGATAATAGCCCAATCATATCACAATGTACAG GCAGGATATGACACAATCAACTCTGTTCACCATTTCACCATCCCTGGATCATTCTCTAACAATGCAACTGGCAGCAACTCAAGTTTCCTCGTGAGCAGCAATGTCAACGTACCTGGTCGCTGGGCTTTTCGGTTAGATAATGGATCAAGAAGCTGCAATTTCAATG GCGTACCCCTGCTACTGGGTGATTCATTCTGGAGCGACAGCACCTGTGCACAGAAGTGCACTTGCACCTCATATGGCCTGCAGTGTAACATCCAACCCTGCTCCTTTTCCCAAATCTGCATGCCGAGTGACTTTCAGTTCTCCTGCCAGACAGTGCAGAGACGTTCTTGCACCATAAGTGGTGATCCACATTACTACACCTTTGATGGCAGATTGTTTCACTTTCAAGGCACCTGCACTTACGTTCTGTCAGAGCAATGTGGTCAAGAGCTGCCCTACTATCGAGTAGAGGGCAAGAATGAGCACCGGGGAAGCACTCATGTTGCCTGGACACGACTGGTTAAAGTGTATGTCTATAATGAAACTATTGAGCTTGTGAAGGGGCATCCTGGTGAGGCTAAG GTTAATGGAAGCTTTGCAGCCACTCCTCTGTTTCTCAACAATGGTGCCATCCAGGTTTATCAGTCAGGTTTTTCTGTGGTTGTCAGCACTGACTTTGGCTTGGAGGTATCTTACGACACAAACCATTATGTCAGGATCAGTGTGCCTTACACCTACTATAATGCAACGTGTGGCCTGTGTGGAACCTTCAACAATCACCCAGAGGATGATTTTCGAACCCGTCAAGGCGAGATTGTGAGCTCTGATGTGGATTTTGCCAACAGCTGGCAAGCATCAGGGGATGATGAGCCTGGTTGTGAGGCACAGTGCGAAGGTTTAGGATGTGCTGCCTGTACTGATGATCAGACAGCTTTGTACAGCAATGCTGTCCATTGCGGTATCCTCCAGAACAGTTCTGGACCTTTCGCTGCTTGCCATGAACAGCTTCCCCCACAGACCTTTGTGGAGAGTTGTGTGTACGATCTGTGTGTAGGAGGAGGGTACCAGCCCATTCTGTGCCAGGCCCTGAATGCATATGCAAGTCAGTGTCAACAGAAGGGTATACAGCTGCCTAGCTGGAGGAAACAAGGCTTCTGTG AAATCCCCTGCCCACCCAACAGCCACTTTGAGTCCCAAGGCACAGGATGTCCAGCTACCTGTGTCAACCCCAATTCGCCCCACAACTGCCCTCTACCTCCTCAAGAGAGCTGCATCTGCAATTCAGGCTACATCCTTAGTGCTGGGGTCTGTGTCCCTCATGCTGATTGTGGCTGCAGCTTCGAGGGTCGCTACTACCGCTCTGGACAAACTGTAATACTAGATGAGGACTGTGGGAGACAATGTAGCTGCAGTTATGGCTCCATGAGCTGTCAGTCCCATGATTGTGGCCCACTTGAATCCTGCAGTGTGgtggaaggagaaagagggtgCAGACCAAAGAGCTACGCAACATGCTGGACAAGGGGCCCAGGGTCATATTACACATTTGATGGAGTGGCATACCAGTATCCTGGGGCATGTCGATTGACCCTTGCCAAGGTGATGGGATTGTCTGATCACCCACACTTTGTGGTGACAGCAGAAAAAGTGCCCAGAGGCCAGCAGGGTTTTGCCCGGTTGCTCAAGTTTGAGGCAGAGGGTACACAAATCTCCATTGAAATGACAGGTAGCAGCAAAGTTCAG GTTGACGGTCAGATGATCAGACTACCATTCACCTCAGCGTCCAATCACATCCAAATCTACCACAGCAGCATTCACAGTATCATCCTTCGCACCTCCTTTGGTGTAACTGTGCAAACAGTTTGGCCTCACTTTGTGCGTGTCACTGCACCTGGCATCTACAATGGCTCACTGGGTGGACTCTGTGGTAATTACAACGGTCACGCACATGATGACTTCCGCACTCCCAATGGCCTCCTGGTCAACAGCTCTCAGGTCTTTGGCGACAGTTGGCGAGATGGCTCCCTTGCTGCACAATGCGTGGAAAGTGTGAACGATAATTCAACACATTACAATTCTAGCGAGTACTGTGGCATTCTTAGCTCACCACATGGGCCATTTACCCAGTGTTGGGCCACGTTGGACCCATGGCTGCAAAtggatgcatgtgtgcaaatcaTTAGTGCTTCAAAAAATCCAGCATCAGCACTGTGTGAGGTCCTACGAGATTATGCGCTAATGTGTCAACAGAAGGGCGTTGCACTTGAACACTGGAGGAACGCAACAGACTGTG AGCAAAACTGCCCTCTGAACAGCCATTATGAACTCTGTGGAACCACTTGTCCTTCCGCCTGCCCCAGcctttcctttcccttctcctGTGACACCACATGTCAGGAAGGTTGCCAGTGTGATGATGGTTTAATCCTCAATGGGAACCAGTGTGTTCCACCAACATCCTGTGGATGCTATCACCAAGGACGCTATCGGCAAGGGGGTGAACAGTTCTGGGATGGTGAGGACTGTCAGAGCTCATGTACATGTGATGGCACTGCTGGGGCAGTCTACTGTATCCCAAACTCCTGTGGTCCCCAGGAGTCCTGCCGTGTGGTGGAGGGTGAATATGGCTGCCATCCCAACCCTCATGGCACCTGCTCTGCCTCTGGAGACCCTCACTACCTTACCTTTGATGGCAAGGCCTATGACTTCCAGGGAACCTGCCGCTATGTTCTGGCGACATTGTGTAATACCACTGATGAACTCCATTACTTTACAGTGGAAGCAAAAAATGAGCCATGGAATGGCTTGCCAGTTTCAATCACAACTGAAGtttttgtgaatgtgtgggGCTATGAAGTCCGAATGTCAAAGGAGAGCAGCGGTACGGTTGAG GTAAATGGAATAACTAAAAATGTGCCAGTTCTCTTGAATGGAGGTCGAGTGTCCATTTATACAACTGGATCTCGCACATTTGTCAGTGCTGATTTTGGTCTGAGTGTCACGTATGATGGATGGAGTACAGTGTCTATCTCCGTGCCTTCAAATTACAG TGGTCAGACATGTGGGCTTTGTGGAAACTTCAATGGAAATCCAAATGATGAGTTCATCACCCCATTTGGAATGATGGTCACTGCTCCACATGAGTTTGGGACAGCTTGGAAGGTGCCTGGCAACTACACCTGCAGTGATGGCTGTGGTTCCTCCTGCCCACAATGTACCAATGACCTACCTGCCAGAGCTCAGTGTGAGGTGATTCAGGCAGCCGATGGCCCCTTGAGCTTCTGCCATGAGGAGGTGGACCCAACACCATATTTCAATGACTGcgtgtttgatgtttgtgtgtcggGAAATGATGGCCAAGATCTTCTGTGCAGAGACATTCAGGCATATGTCAGTGCCTGTCAGTCTGCTAATGTTCAAATCTACCCGTGGAGACAGAACACCACCTGCA AACTTGACTGTCCAGCCAACAGCCATTATGAGTTGTGTGGTACAGACTGTGGCCACACCTGTGCAAGCAGCATTGATGCCACCTGTGAGCAGGTTTGCGCGGAGGGATGTTTCTGTGATGAAGGCTTTGCCAGGAGTGGGGCAAGCTGTATCCCTGTAGAAAGCTGTGGCTGCCTATATGATGGCTCCTACTATAAT GCTGGTGAGTCGTTCTGGACAGAAGGTTGTTCCCAGCGATGTGAGTGCCACGCTCCCAATGATCTGCGCTGTTCTGCTGCACCTTGCAGTCCTGCACAAGTGTGTGCTATCAGAAACGGCCAGCTGGGCTGTTTCGATGCAATGTCAACCTGCACTGTGTGGGGGGACCCACACTACATCACCTTGGATGGGGCAGTGGCTCATTTCCAGGGAACATGCTCTTACATCATTACTGAGAGTGTGAACCACAGAACCAACGAAACCCACTTTCAGGTAACAGCCACCAATAATCACCGTGGCAACAACCGTGTGTCTTTTGTCTCAGCAGTGGACATATACCTCTCAAATCAACCAGAGAGTGCAAACATCAGAATTGGACCCAACAGAAGAGTAACG GTGAATGCAAACGAGGTGTCTCTTCCCACCACCGTGGGAACATTAGCTCAAGTAGTAAGGCAGGGAAGCTACATTGTGGTCAACACCATTGACCTGATAGTCCAGTTTGATGGCCGGAGTACTTTACTGGTCAGAGTTGGTCAAAACCGTGACAGCAGAGTCACCGGGATGTGTGGAAACTTCAACAGTGACCCTGCAGATGACAAAGTGCTGCCCAATGGCACATTGGCACAAAATGACAATGACTTTGGACACAGCTGGAAGGCACCCACAAGCCAGCCAGG ATGTGGATCCACAGATGAAAAGAGTGGTGATGGATTGAGCAACTGTCCCTTTAAGGAAGAATACTCTGAGCTCTGCAGTGTCATCGCCAACACTAGCGGCCCATTCAGTGCCTGTCACCTGTACTCTGACCCCGAGCCTTTTTTCAGTTCCTGTGTCTACGATCTCTGCCTCTACACTCAAGCTAACGGCATACTGTGCTCTGCTGTCTCAGCCTATGAGGAAACCTGCTCTGTTCAAGGGTTGAACATCCCTGAGTGGCGGCCAGCATTGCGATGTG CTGAGTCAGACCCCTGTGAACAACTGAACTGCACAGAGTATGAGTGGTGTGGCGAGAAAGACGGTGTTTATGGCTGCTTCTGTGATGAGCACCACCATCGGCCCAACAATGAGAGCTATG ACTCGTCCATCACTTGTGTCAGTAGTTCAGGCATCATGTCCCTGTCGCGCTGCCAGCTCTTTGAGGCTGGCTTCCACTCTAGTTCCCTCCATCTCCAGGAAGACTCCTGCCAAGGGACTCTCCAGGATGGACGACTGGTGTTCCAGTTTGACAATGACGACCACCTGTGTGGGACAGTTCTCAGG agCAATGGAACCCACTTCATCTATGAGAACACCATCCAGGGTGATGTGGACCCCCATAACGGTCTAATCAGTCGCCAGAAGAACCTTCATCTGCGTTTCTCCTGTGTATACCCTTTGGACCAGGCCCTGTCTATGGCTGTGGGCATCAACCCTGTAGAGAG CATTGTAAGGAAGAAGCTTCCATCTGGCCAGGGGCTGTATCATATGAGGATGATCCCCTACCAGGACGCTGGCTTCCGCTTCCCCCTGACCAGCGACAGTAACATAGAAATGGAAGTTGACCAGAGGTTTTATGTGGAGGTCCGGACAGAAGGAGTCGATGAACGGCAGATCTCCACCGTTCTGGACTCTTGCTGGGCCACACCTGTCAACGTTGCCGACTACCCTGTCCGCTGGGATCTCATTACTGCACA GTGTCCTAATCCATCAGATAATACAGTTGATCTGGTTCAGAACGGCATCTCCACTGTGGCCCGATTCTCATTCAGGATGTTCACCTTTACCAACTTTTCATCTGTCTACATTCACTGCCGGGTTCACCTGTGTCTTCTGAGCAATAACAACTGCTCAGCT cactgcTACCCAGGTCACTTCAGGCGATTCAAGAGGGACATATCCTACCATGCCACTGCAGACATCTCAGTAGGACCACTCGTCCTGAGGCAGGATAACACAG GCACgatgatgaaaatgagaaatgctTCAGGCCAGTTGACTGTTTCACTGGTGATCATGCTTGTCAGTTTGCTGACTGCCAAAACTCTGACATAA
- the LOC143339195 gene encoding speckle-type POZ protein, whose amino-acid sequence MSRVPSPPPPAEMSSGPVAESWCYTQIKVVKFSYMWTINNFSFCREEMGEVIKSSTFSSGANDKLKWCLRVNPKGLDEESKDYLSLYLLLVSCPKAEVRAKFKFSILNAKGEETKAMESQRAYRFVQGKDWGFKKFIRRDFLLDEANGLLPDDKLTLFCEVSVVQDSVNISGQNTMNMVKVPDCRLADELGGLWENSRFTDCSLCVAGQEFQAHKAILAARSPVFSAMFEHEMEESKKNRVEINDVEPEVFKEMMCFIYTDKAPNLDKMADDLLAAADKYALERLKVMCEDALCTSLSVENAAEILILADLHSADQLKTQAVDFINYHAAEVMETAGWKSMVASHPHLVAEAYRSLASAQCPFLGPPRKRLKQS is encoded by the exons ATGTCAAGAGTCCCGAGTCCCCCACCCCCTGCGGAAATGTCCAGCGGGCCTGTGGCCGAGAGCTGGTGTTACACACAG ATCAAAGTGGTGAAGTTCTCTTACATGTGGACCATCAACAACTTCAGCTTCTGTCGCGAGGAGATGGGCGAGGTCATCAAGAGCTCCACCTTCTCTTCTGGGGCCAATGACAAGCTGAAATG GTGTTTGCGAGTGAATCCTAAAGGCCTGGATGAGGAGAGCAAAGACTACCTGTCTCTCTACCTGCTGCTGGTCAGCTGTCCAAAGGCCGAGGTACGCGCTAAGTTCAAGTTCTCCATCCTCAACGCCAAGGGAGAGGAGACTAAAGCCATGG AGAGCCAGAGGGCGTATCGCTTTGTCCAGGGCAAAGACTGGGGCTTTAAAAAGTTCATCCGGAGAGACTTTCTCCTAGATGAAGCCAACGGTCTTCTACCCGACGACAAGCTCACGCTCTTCTGTGAG GTGAGTGTGGTGCAGGACTCGGTCAACATATCTGGGCAGAACACCATGAACATGGTGAAGGTGCCCGACTGCCGGCTAGCAGATGAGCTCGGGGGCCTGTGGGAGAACTCCCGCTTCACAGACTGTTCCCTGTGTGTGGCCGGCCAGGAGTTTCAGGCCCACAAAGCCATCCTGGCAG CACGTTCCCCTGTATTCAGCGCCATGTTTGAGCACGAGATGGAAGAGAGCAAAAAG AACCGTGTGGAGATCAACGACGTGGAGCCGGAGGTTTTCAAAGAGATGATGTGCTTCATTTACACAGACAAGGCTCCCAACCTGGACAAGATGGCTGATGACCTGCTGGCAGCAGCTGACAAG taCGCTCTGGAGAGACTGAAGGTCATGTGCGAGGACGCTCTGTGCACCAGCCTGTCTGTGGAAAACGCTGCAGAGATCCTCATCCTGGCCGACCTGCACAGCGCCGACCAGCTCAAAACGCAGGCCGTCGACTTCATCAACTA CCATGCTGCAGaggtgatggagacagcaggGTGGAAGTCCATGGTGGCGTCTCATCCGCACCTGGTGGCCGAAGCTTACCGCTCCCTGGCTTCAGCCCAGTGCCCTTTCCTCGGACCTCCGCGCAAGCGCCTCAAACAATCCTAA